The sequence below is a genomic window from Lysobacter stagni.
TCCTGCCGGCACCCGCGTGGAACCCGATGCCGCGGATTGATCTGCGCGCGAACGGCCGCATCCTGATTGGATAACCCCCAGACGAGCACGACGATGTCCCTGCAGACCCAGCTCAACGCCAACCCAGGCGTGGCCGCCGACCGCGATCCGACCACCCTCGGTTTCGTCTTCAACCACACCATGCTGCGCGTCAAGGACGTGGCGAAGTCGCTGGACTTCTACACGCGCGTGCTGGGCTTCACGCTGGTGCGCCGGCGCGATTTCGACGAGGCGAAATTCAGCCTCTACTTCCTGGTGCTGGTGGACGACCCCACGCAGATCCCCGCGGAAGAGCCCGCACGTGGCCAGTGGCTGCTCTCGCAGCGCGGCGTGCTGGAACTCACGCACAACCACGGGACCGAATCCGATCCGGCTTTCGCCTATCACGACGGCAACAGCGAGCCGCGCGGCTTCGGCCACATCTGCGTATCGGTGCCCGACGTGGAGGCCGCGTGCGCGCGTTTCGAGGCGTTGGGCGTCGCGTTCCAGAAGCGCCTCACCGACGGCCGCATGAAGGACATCGCCTTCATCAAGGACCCCGACGGCTACTGGGTTGAGATCCTGCAGCCGACCGCGCGCGTGTGATCACGCGTCTGCGGACGGTTCCCGCAATGCGGCGAGGTATCTCCTGCGCCACGCCGTGATGTCATCGCGGCGCAGCAGGGCGATCATCGTTTCCCAGCGTTCCCGGCGTTCGGCCAGGGGCATTTCCATGGCCGCCGCCAGCGCGTCGGCCACGCCGTCCAGGTCGTAGGGATTCACCAGCAACGCCGCGTCCAGTTCGCGCGCGGCGCCGGCGAAGCTGGACAGCACCAGCACGCCGGGATCCTGCGGGTCCTGCGCGGCGACGAATTCCTTGGCCACCAGGTTCATGCCATCGCGCAGCGGCGTGACCAGGCCCACGCGCGCCAGGCGGTAGAAGCCGGTCAGCGTGGGATGCGGGTAGTTGCGATTGACGTAGCGCACCGGTGTCCAGTCGGGTTCGGCGTGCGCCCCGTTGATATGGCCCGACAGCTGCTCCAGTTCGCTGCGCAGGTTCTGGTACTCGAGCACTTCGCCCCGCGAGACGGGCGCGATCTGCAGATAGGTCAGCTTGCCGCGGTGGTTCGGATGGCGCTTGAGGAAGCGGCCGAACGCGCGGAAACGCTCCGGTAGACCTTTGGAGTAATCCAGCCGGTCCACGCCGATGCCCAGTGCGCGCCCGGACAGGCTCGTCGCCAGCCGCTTCACGCCCGCTTTGTTCACCGCAGCGGCGGCCTGCGCCTCGATATGCGCCGTGTCGATGCTGATGGGGAACGCACCGGCGCGCAGGCGCTTGCCCTTGTGCGTTTCCAGCACGCCATGCGAAATGACGCGGCCGCGGCCGAACAGACGCACGTAGTCCTGGAAGCGCTCGAGGTCGCGCTCGGTCTGGAAGCCGATCAGGTCGTAGGACGACAACCCTTCGAACAGGCGCTCATGTTGCGGCAACGCGGCGAGCAGGTCCGAGGACGGCATCGGCACGTGCAGGAAAAAGCCCAGCCGGCACGAAACGCCCAGCTCGCGCAGCAGCTTCGCCATCGGAATGAGGTGATAGTCGTGCACCCAGACGATGTCATCTGGTCGCAACATGGGTGCCAGTTTTTCCGCGAACAGCGCATTGACGCGACGGTACGCGGCGTAGGTGACACGGCTGTAGTCGACCAGGTCGACGCGGAAGTGCAGCAGGGGCCACAGCGTGCGGTTGGCGAAGCCGTTGTAGTAGTCGTCGTGGTCGCGCTTGGACAGGTCCATCGTGACGTAGCGGATGTTGCCGGCATCCACTTCGTGCAGGTGGCCCGACTCCTGCGCGTCGATGCGTCCGCTCCAGCCGAACCACAGCCCGCCGGTTTCCTCCAGTGCCGCCTGCAGCGCAACCGCCAGTCCGCCGGCGCTGCTCAGACCCGGAAGGGCCACGCGGTTGGACACCACCACCAGCCGGCTCATGCCGTCGCTCCACGCACCGCAGCGCTCATGCCGCGTCCTGCCACGGGCGCGACAGGCGCATCGCGGCGTTGATCAGGCCCACATGCGAGTACGTCTGCGGGAAGTTGCCCCAGGCCTCGCCGCCGTCGAACTCCAGGTCTTCCGAGAGCAGTCCCAGCGGATTGCGACGCGTGAGGATGCGTTCGAACAGCGCACGCGCCTCCTCATGCCGGCCGATCGCGGCGAGCGCGTCGATGTACCAGAACGTGCAGATGGTGAAGCTGGTTTCCGGCGCGCCGAAGTCGTCGGGAGCGATGTAGCGGAACAGCGCATCGCCGCGTCGCAGGTGCTGGCCTATCGCCTCAACGGTGCGCACGAAGCGCGGGTCGTCCGGTTTCACGAAGCCCAGGTCGGCCAGCAGCAGCAGCGAGGCGTCCAGGCGATTGCCGTC
It includes:
- the gloA gene encoding lactoylglutathione lyase, encoding MSLQTQLNANPGVAADRDPTTLGFVFNHTMLRVKDVAKSLDFYTRVLGFTLVRRRDFDEAKFSLYFLVLVDDPTQIPAEEPARGQWLLSQRGVLELTHNHGTESDPAFAYHDGNSEPRGFGHICVSVPDVEAACARFEALGVAFQKRLTDGRMKDIAFIKDPDGYWVEILQPTARV
- the otsA gene encoding alpha,alpha-trehalose-phosphate synthase (UDP-forming); translated protein: MSRLVVVSNRVALPGLSSAGGLAVALQAALEETGGLWFGWSGRIDAQESGHLHEVDAGNIRYVTMDLSKRDHDDYYNGFANRTLWPLLHFRVDLVDYSRVTYAAYRRVNALFAEKLAPMLRPDDIVWVHDYHLIPMAKLLRELGVSCRLGFFLHVPMPSSDLLAALPQHERLFEGLSSYDLIGFQTERDLERFQDYVRLFGRGRVISHGVLETHKGKRLRAGAFPISIDTAHIEAQAAAAVNKAGVKRLATSLSGRALGIGVDRLDYSKGLPERFRAFGRFLKRHPNHRGKLTYLQIAPVSRGEVLEYQNLRSELEQLSGHINGAHAEPDWTPVRYVNRNYPHPTLTGFYRLARVGLVTPLRDGMNLVAKEFVAAQDPQDPGVLVLSSFAGAARELDAALLVNPYDLDGVADALAAAMEMPLAERRERWETMIALLRRDDITAWRRRYLAALREPSADA